In the Hydractinia symbiolongicarpus strain clone_291-10 chromosome 13, HSymV2.1, whole genome shotgun sequence genome, AAAACTACTGCAGAATGATGATAACGCGGAGCTGGTGGTACTCCAGTAGTAACAACACGCCCCCATGAACAATCTTTAATGTCAAACCGCAACAAATCATTTAACATGCGTTTGCTAAAAAAGTGTATAAGAAGGAAGAACTTTAAAAGGAAAATCTAATATTTGGCAAATTACTATGGTAGTCTCCAAAGACTAACAACAAGAAATCTTTATAAAACCATTCTCACCCATTATCCCCACCAAACACATATAAAAGTTCACCCCATGCAACCACTGTATGTTTACTGCGTCTAAagtaaacatacaaaaaatatttttggtcaTTGTTCATTGAGAGAAAACGGTCACAAAAGTGTAGAATACTAACTTGGAACCAACAAGGTCATCACATTCTGGCAACTTTGACCATTGATGTACTGTTTCAGATGGTCCAAATTCTAATGTTAAATTTTCGATTGATTGTGAAATTAAATCTGTGTCAACAAATTCAGCTCCACGTCGAGTTATTTTTGCCATGCttaattgtttgttttctaacaaaacaatattttattgtAACCACGATCatgcaacacaaaattttggtGAATATAAATAATGTATTGGATTTCAACATACATAATTTCTGATGCCACCTTTTCAGAGTTAATTTTAACAGAATTCTTAGAGAGAAATACGAGTTTTTCCAACATTTCAGGTTTTCCATGTAGAAAAGCACCATatttatatgaaaaaatatatttaaaagaatGCCACAAGTTGTGCCTTTTCTCTCTTTATCCTCCTATATGAATGCCAGCCGTTCTCAGCCGGTTACTCCACCTcataaattcagtttttgacTAACGGACATTCCTGCATTAAATTCtgatttatttttgttacaGGGAAAAGACTGGTTTTAGTGCATGGTTAATTAATGTTAAAAAATGGGGTTTACTTTTTTATCcttatgaataaaaaaagaaagaactcaatAAAATATATCTAATTTACATCATATACTACAGCTTCTAATGCGACAAAAACTTTCGTCCTTTTGCTCTACGTCTTTCTAAAATTTTTCGACCAGAAGGAGTTCTGTTTCTTTTCAAAAAGCCATGTTTACGTTTTCGTTGTAAGTTATTAGGTTGATACTCCATGCCATATTTAGCTCCTCGAATCTGAAGGCTATTCATAGGGTTCAATAAGTTACATCGTTCTAAGCTTGGATTTACCCGAGAAAGTATACCACTGTGAGTGAAAATTGATTGTCGAAGTGTATTTGTAATTAAACCAACCATACAACCAAGTCTATTCATACCTTTTTCTTTAGACCTAAGTAtatacaaagttaaaaaatattattaaagtaAAGTACGAGACACACATCACATAATGTTTTACAAGGTACACATTTACTTATACCTTTTAGCCCTAAGAGAAATTAACAAGGAGAAATGGATAATGGGAGGTAATAATGGGATTTACAATATATTGTATAGGTACAACCCCTTACCACAATATTGAATTTTCTTTAGCTATTTTAGCAATTTTGCAAAAAGCATTTTCAGATGTATAGGTTAAAGTAATCAGCTTTTAAATTGTACATTCTAACAAGCCTGCTTTATAAACCAATCCACATCGAGGCCCTAAATTCCTTCTAAATTTTTTGGCTTGTCTCAATATATTTTGTGGGGAATTGTAGATTCCCAATAT is a window encoding:
- the LOC130622962 gene encoding uncharacterized protein LOC130622962, producing MNRLGCMVGLITNTLRQSIFTHSGILSRVNPSLERCNLLNPMNSLQIRGAKYGMEYQPNNLQRKRKHGFLKRNRTPSGRKILERRRAKGRKFLSH